One stretch of Arachis hypogaea cultivar Tifrunner chromosome 20, arahy.Tifrunner.gnm2.J5K5, whole genome shotgun sequence DNA includes these proteins:
- the LOC112784203 gene encoding large ribosomal subunit protein uL24z, with product MKFNPRVSSSRRKSRKAHFTAPSSVRRVLMSAPLSTDLRAKYNVRSMPVRKEDEVQVVRGTYKGREGKVTQVYRRKWVIHIERITREKVNGSTVNVGIHPSKVVITKLRLDKDRKSLLDRKAKGRAAADKEKGTKFAPEDIMQTVD from the coding sequence ATGAAGTTCAACCCAAGAGTATCGAGCAGCCGCCGCAAGAGCCGCAAGGCTCACTTCACGGCCCCGTCGAGCGTGCGGCGCGTGCTCATGAGCGCACCCCTCTCCACCGACCTCCGCGCCAAGTACAACGTGCGCTCCATGCCGGTCCGCAAGGAAGACGAGGTTCAGGTTGTTCGTGGCACCTACAAGGGCCGTGAGGGCAAGGTCACTCAGGTTTACCGCCGCAAATGGGTGATCCACATTGAGCGCATCACTCGAGAGAAGGTTAACGGCTCCACCGTCAACGTCGGAATCCACCCTTCCAAGGTTGTTATCACCAAGCTTCGCCTCGACAAGGACCGCAAGTCTCTCCTTGACCGTAAGGCTAAGGGACGTGCCGCCGCCGATAAGGAGAAGGGCACCAAGTTCGCTCCAGAAGATATCATGCAGACCGTCGATTAA